The genomic interval GAACCACACCCACTGCCATGGCTTCAATAGCAGAAATTCCTTCAATATCTATAGACGATGCATGTACAAAAAGATTGGAATCAGCATAGAATGCAGGCATATCTTCATGCTGCACAAATGAAAAACTATACTGTCCCTCGTCAAGCATTTCACGGGCACACGCATCTAAATCCTTTTCTAAAGGACCTGCTCCTGCAAGACGCAATTCAATCTCATCTTTATGTTTACTCATTGCAACGGCACGAATCAGGGTCTCATGCCCTTTTTCTCGACTAAAACGCCCGGCAGCACAAATAATAAAACGACTCTTGCTCGGCACATATGCTGGCTCGCACTGGCGAGCGCGAAATAAATCATCATCATAGCCGTTAGAAAACACATGGAATATGTTGGTGTAATGACGAGCTTTCAGTATGCGCTTTGTCATATATGTGGGAGTATGAATATGCCGAATTTTCTTATAAAAACGGCGGTGCATCCACCCATATATTGCAGGAACAATACCCGGAATTATTTTAAGAAATGATGCATTAGATACTATATTTTCTGCGAGAACATGGAAACCGGCTGTTACTGGAATTTGATGTGCACGGCAGTATCGTGCAGCAGCCTTACCAAAGGCAAAAGGCAGATAGATATGGACAACATCCACGCCTTCAAAAGCTTTTTCAAAGAGAGCGTCATCTGGCTGAGCAAAAGCGAGCTGATGAGGACGAGCAAATTCAGTAGCCCCCAACACATAACGTTCTTGAGCTTGATAACGTTCATCAGGCGCACCAATTCCCACAAGACGCACGGTATGTCCTTGACGTTCCAATTCTTCAGCGAATTGTACAGCTGAGTTGGAGGTGCCATTGCCCGCTTCGCCTAAAGAATCTACAACGAGGGCAATTCTCAGTTTTCTCATAATCCTAGTTTAGTTGCACCGTGTCATAAAACCGTAAATCATAAAAGCATAAATAGTGGGTCATGCCTTTTACGCTCTAGAACGCGAGAACCAGCGAGCGCGGGAACGTCATAAAGTATCACTAAACAAGCGTATGTCTTAAAGTGCTTGAGCGACAGAGCGTATAGAGAGCGTATAGAGCACATAAAGCATATAGAGCCGTTGCCACGTATATCAACACACGCACACCATACACTAATCCCCACAGCCCCACTGATACCCCCACGCAAACACCCCATAAGTACCGTTCCCATGACACAATAAGAATATGGCTTCTCACAATTCTTTTAACACCTCTGTTAGCTCCTCTTCCTGCTCTGCGGAGTCTACAAATTCCAATGCTCCTCTTGCTTCTCGCCCTCTGGGTGCTCCCTACACTCATAATGTTGACAATAAGACCACTGTTATGCTCCTTGGCTCAGGTGAACTAGGCAAGGAAATTGCTCTCGAAGCTATGCGTTTAGGCGCATACGTTATTGCAGTAGATTCGTATGTGAACGCCCCTGCTCATCATGTAGCGCATGAAGCAATCGTGGCTCATATGAGCGATGAAGCCGAACTTCTGGATCTTATTGAGAATATTCAACCAGATATTATTGTGCCCGAAGTTGAAGCTATTGCCACGAGCGCTTTAACCGCAGCTCGCGCTGAGGGCATTCAGGTGGTACCTAGCGTTGCTATTGCTCAAACCTGCATGAATCGTGAAGCATTGCGTGTGACGGCTGCTGAAAAATGCAAGGTTTCAACTACAGCATACGCTTTTGCTGATTCTCCATCAGAGTTACTTGAGGGTGCACGTAAAGTTGGCTTCCCATGCGTTATTAAACCGATTTTGTCGTCCTCTGGACACGGCCAGTCTGTGGCACGTAGCGAGGACGATATTGCTCATGCATGGCAGTTCGCTCAAGATGACAGACGCACCGCCGGTGATGGCACTGTTTCTCGAGTCATCGTTGAAGCCTTTGTTCCGCTCGCCTATGAGCTTACCATTTTGACTGTTTCTTCCAGCGCTGGCGTAGTTACGTGCGCTCCTATTGGGCACGTACAAAAAGATGGCGATTATCGCGAATCATGGCAACCTGCAGCCGTTCCTGCAGATGTCTTGCAGCGTGGTCAGGATATTGCTTTATCTGTTGTTCAGCAATTGGTGTCTGAGGCTCAGGCTGCTGGCGAAAAAGGTTGGGGCGTTTTCGGTGTAGAGCTTTTTGTTCTTGAAGATGGTTCCGTACTCTTTAATGAGGTGTCCCCTCGCCCGCATGATACCGGCATGGTGACTATGATGTCTCAAAACTTGAGTGAGTTTGCTTTGCACGCACGCGCTATTTTAGGTATTCCTGTAACCGAGGATTCTGTATCTCTACGCGATAGCTCAAACTCCACTGCAAGCGCAAGTCGCGCTGTTGTTATTGAAGGCGATGGCGAAGTTATTTTCTCCAATCTTGAGAAAGTTTTGAGTATTCCAGGTACTGATGTGCGACTCTTTGGTAAGCCTGAAGTTCATGGTCACCGCCGCATGGCTGTGCTGTTGGGTCGTGCGGATTCAGTGCAGAAAGCTCGAGAAAAAACTGAAGATATGCTGAAGAATCTCACGTATTGGATTAAATAGAACAAAGAGAACAGCATAGTCCTCATAAATCTGCATTACCTTGAAAACGCCGTTCTTTCCCGTGTTTTTAGCACAGAAAAACGGCGTTTTATGCACTGTTTTTGTAGCAACCACTTGGTACTGTAATATACGTCACAGCGCATCTCTATTGCATTTTGCAGGAAGGCCGTCCATGGAAAAGCGCGAAAAACTCTATGAAGGCAAGGCAAAAAAACTCTACGCTACTGATAATCCTGATATTCTCTGGGTTGAGTATATGAATCAGGCTACAGCTGGCAATGGAGCAAAAAAAGAACAGATTGAGGGTAAGGGGCGCTTAAACAATCGCATTACCTCTGTTATTTTTAACGAATTACAGTATCGTGGCATTGCTAGCCACTTCGTCAAGCAGCTGAGCGACACTGAGCAACTGAACCGTCATTTAACTATGTTCCCGCTCGAAATTATTGCTCGTAACATTGCTGCCGGTTCTTTTGCAAAGCGCTACGGCATTGAAGAAGGAACAGTGCTGAAGCGTCCAGTGGTGGAATTCTGCTTAAAGGATGATGCGCTCTCAGATCCGTTTATTAACTCTGATGACGCAATTGCTTTGGACATTGCTACTGCCGATCAGCTTGATATTATTCGCGCTAAGGCTCGCGAAGTTAATCATGCCCTTACAGCAATGTTTGCTGATATTGATGTGACTTTAGTAGATTTCAAAATTGAAATGGGAACAACCAGTGATGGCACCATTTTGCTGGCTGATGAAGTAACCCCTGACACATGTCGTTTATGGGATAAGGCTAAAACAAACGGCGATCATATTGAGCGCCTGGATAAAGATATTTTCCGTAAAGATTTGGGTAGCATTATTCCTGCCTATGAAGAAATTCTTGCTCGCTTGGAAAAGCTGAACGCTTCCCATGCCCTTGATGATTAGTAGAATATGCCGGTGGTTATGCGCCGGCATATTTTTTCTCTTCATCGCACTCCCCCAAAAACACCCACAACCCGCACTCAATAGCATTTCAAAAGGACTGACATGGTTTACCGCGTACTCGTAGAGAAAAAACCTGGTTTCGATGTACACGCTCAGCAACTACTAACCGAACTCACACAGATTGTAGGAGTTTCGTCATTAGATAACCTTCGTATTTTTAATCGTTATGATGTTGAAGGATTAAGTCAAGAACTTTTCAAAGAAACTATTTCCACTGTTTTCAGCGAACCACAATCTGACTTCGTGTATGACGAACTCCCTGAGGATGTCAAAGCTGAGGCTCGTGTTTTTGCTGTGGAATCTCTACCTGGCCAGTTTGATCAACGTGCTGCCTCAGCTAGTGAATGTATTCAGCTAATCAGCCAAGGTGAACGCCCTGATGTGCGCTCATCAGTTGTATATGCTTTGTATGGTAGCACTATCAGCGATGCTGATGTGGATGCTGTGCGCACCTACGTTATCAATCCTGTGGAAGCACGCGAAGCACGCTTAGATAAGCCAGAAACTTTAACCGTCACTATTCCTGAACCTGAACCAGTAGAAATTATTACGGGCTTCCGTACTTTTAGCCGTGAACAGCTCGAAGAGTTTATTGCCGACCGCGGTTTAGCAATGGATGTGGCTGATATTGAATTCTGCCAGAACTATTTTGCTCAAGATGAGCACCGCGATCCAACAATTACCGAAATTAAAGTAATTGATACATACTGGTCGGATCACTGCCGCCACACGACGTTTAATACCGAGCTGGACAACATTACTATTGATGATGCTGCAGTGCAGAAAGCTTTTGAACAGTATTTAGCTATGCGTCAAGAGCTGGGACGTGAGCATAAGCCAATTTCTCTTATGGATATGGGAACTATTGGCGGACGCTATCTCAAATCCAAAGGCATTCTCAAGAATGTGGACGAGTCCGAAGAAATTAACGCCTGCACGGTTAAAGTAACCGTAGACGTAGATGGCGAAGATCAGGATTGGCTCTTCCTGTTTAAGAATGAAACACATAATCATCCAACTGAAATTGAACCTTTTGGCGGTGCCGCAACCTGCGTGGGTGGAGCTATTCGAGATCCTCTCTCTGGCCGTTCTTATGTGTATCAGGCTATGCGCGTGACCGGTGCAAGTGATCCTCGTGTACCGGTATCAGAAACATTAGAAGGTAAACTTCCTCAACGTAAAATTGTGACCACTGCTGCTGCAGGATACTCTTCGTACGGCAATCAGATTGGTTTAGCAACTGGTCAAGTGCATGAGCTGTATCATCCTGGCTACATGGCTAAGCGCATGGAAATTGGTGCTGTTGTGGGCGCTGCCCCACAATCTCATGTGCGTCGTGAAGTACCAGCTGCCGGCGATGTTATCGTGCTGCTTGGTGGACGTACTGGTCGCGATGGCATTGGCGGCGCAACCGGATCTTCTAAATCGCACAATGTGCAGTCAATCGAAAAAGATGGTGCTGAAGTTCAAAAGGGTAATGCCCCTGTGGAGCGTAAATTGCAGCGTCTTTTCCGCCGTTATGATGCCTGCCGCCTTATTAAGCGTTGTAATGATTTCGGTGCTGGCGGTGTTTCTGTGGCTATTGGCGAGCTTGCCGATGGCGTGCAGGTGGATTTGAACCGCGTGCCAAAGAAGTATGAAGGTTTAGACGGCACCGAACTGGCTATTTCTGAAAGCCAAGAGCGCATGGCTGTGGTGTTGGACGCACACGATGTGGATGAATTCCTCAGCTACGCCGTGGAAGAGAATCTAGAAGCCGTGCCTGTGGCTGAAGTTACTGAAGTTGCTCGTATGGTTATGGATTGGAATGGCTCGCGCATTGTAGATTTGAGTCGCGCATTCCTTTCCTCTAATGGTGCTGCTAAGCATCAAGATGTGCATGTTCACACTCCTCAAGAAATTCGCTGCCCATGGGCCGATAGCGCACAACAGACTCTGAAAGAAACTCTCACCGCAGTTGTCAGTGATGTTAATGTTGCCTCTAACAAGGGCTTATCTGAACGTTTTGATTCAACTATTGGCGCAGCAACAGTTCTTATGCCTTTTGGTGGCGCTCAACAGCTCACACCTTCGAGCGCTATGGTTGCTAAATTCCCGGTAGATGGCGAAACAACATCAGCCTCAGCTATGGCATGGGGATTTAATCCATTCATTATGGAAAAGAATCAGTTTACTGGAGCTTATCTGTCTGTGGTGGAATCTCTGGCTAAGCTTGTTGCTGCTGGTTTTAGCCGCGAAAAAGCATATCTGAGTTTCCAAGAGTATTTTGAAAAGTTACGTAATGAGCCTACCCGTTGGGGTAAGCCAATGGCTGCTGTGCTGGGTGCTCTTAAGGCTCAGATTGATTTAGATGTGGCTGCTATTGGTGGCAAAGATTCTATGAGTGGTAGCTTTGAGGATCTCGATGTTCCTCCAACTTTGGTTAGCTTTGCAGTATCAACTGGTCATGTGGATGATGCTGTATCTCCTGAATTTAAGAGTGCAGGCAGTACTATTGTGCGCATTCTTCCTCATTATGAAGCTGATGGTATTACTCCGCAGTCCGATAGCCTCAAAGCTGTGTTGAACGCTGTTGAAAAGCTCAATGCAGATGGTCTTGTCCGCGCGGCAGCTACTCCAGGATATAGCGCTACTCTCGGTTCTCTTTTCCTTATGAGCGTAGGTAATCGTATTGGTATCCGTTTTGCTGATGGCATTGATTGGCATTCTTTGCTCAACTACGCATACGGCAGCTTTATTATTGAAACTCGTCCTGATGCAGATCTGCCTACATCTGACTTGTATACCATCGAAAAGCTCGGCGAAACAATTGAGCAGTATGCGTTGTTAACCGATACGGAGCAGGTAGATATTGCTGACGCGCAAGAAGCGTGGGAATCTGGCATGGAATCAGTATTCCCTTACCGTTCCCACGGTGATGCACGCAACAGCACGGTCAAAAAGATTAGTTATACCGGCGCTCCGGCTCTTCTTCATTCGCGCAATGCTATGGCGCAGCCTCGTGTGATTATTCCGGTTTTCCCAGGAAATAATTGCGAATACGATACATTGCGCGCCTTTAAGCGTGCTGGCGCTCAAGCTGAAACACTGATTATTAACAACCTCACCCCGCAAGCTGTGGCGGACAGCACTCATCAGTTAGCTCAGTCTATCCGCGAATCTCAAATTGTTATGATTCCGGGTGGCTTCTCTGGTGGCGATGAGCCAGACGGTTCCGCAAAGTTTATTGCCGCGTTCTTCCGCTCGCCTGAAGTCACTGATGCTGTGACTGACTTGCTGAATAATCGTGACGGCTTAATGTTGGGTATTTGCAACGGTTTCCAAGCACTTATTAAGCTCGGATTGGTTCCATACGGCACTATTATGCCTATGGATGATGCCTGCCCTACTTTGACTTTCAACTCTATTGGACGTCATCAAAGTCGATTGGTGCGCACACGTGTAGCAAGTACGCTCAGCCCATGGTTGTCACGTATGCAGGTGGGCGATATTCACACCATTGCCATCAGCCATGGTGAAGGACGCTTCGTTGCCTCAGACGATATGCTCGACCGTTTACAGCGTAACGGTCAGATAGCCACACAATACGTTGATGAGCAGGGTGAACCAAGCCTCGATTTAGCTGTTAATCCTAACGGTTCTCTGCTCGCTATTGAAGGCATTACCAGCCCTGATGGTCGCGTTTTTGGCAAGATGGGTCACACGGAGCGCACGGGTTATGGAGTGTACTCCAACGTGCCAGGCAATATGTTCCAGCCTCTGATTGAGGGTGGAGTTAGCTACTTTACCGAATAAATACAGGCAGAAGATAGAGGAGTTTACACATGTCTGCAGAACTTGAAAATCTGCACGAAGAATGCGGTATCTTCGGCGTTTGGGGGCATCCTGATGCAGCTCGCCTCACCTACTTCGGTTTACACGCTCTACAGCACCGTGGCCAAGAAGGTGCAGGTATTGTGAGTAATGAAAACGGTAAACTGCATGGCTACCGCGATCTAGGCTTACTGTCTCAAGTATTTAGTGATGATACACAAATCAGCAAGCTCAAAGGTTCAGCTGCAATAGGCCATGTGCGCTACGCCACCAGTGGTTCAGGCACAGTAGATAACATTCAGCCTTTCCTTTTCCGCTTCTATGATGGCGACATCGCCTTGGCTCATAATGGCAACCTGACCAACGGTCGTTCTATTCGCAGGAAACTGGAAGAGAACGGCGGAATTTATCACTCAAATTCCGACACTGAAGTGCTCATGCATTTAATTCGCACGAGCTCACAGCCAACCTTTGTTGAAAAGCTCAAAGAAGCTCTTAATACTGTGCACGGTGGTTTTGCCTATATGCTCATGAAAAATGATTGCATGATTGGCGCGCTCGATCCTAACGGATTCCGTCCACTGTCTTTGGGACAAATGACTAATGGTGCGTATGTGTTAGCGTCGGAAACGTGTGCTCTCGATATTGTGGGAGCGCAGTTTATCCGCGATATTCAGCCGGGTGAAATCATTATTATTAATGATGATGGATACTCTATTGAAACCTATACGGATCAGACTCAAAAAGCTATCTGCTCTATGGAGTTTATCTATTTTGCTCGCCCTGATTCCAATATTTACGGCATTAACGTGCATTCTGCCCGCAAACGTGCAGGTGCCCGTTTAGCTCAGGAAGCACCAGTTGATGCTGACATGGTTATTGGCGTGCCTAATTCCTCTCTTTCTGCCGCAGCAGGTTATGCAGAGCAAAGCGGTTTACCGAATGAAATGGGGTTGGTGAAGAACCAGTATGTGGCTCGCACCTTTATTCAACCTACTCAAGAACTACGTGAGCAAGGTGTGCGCATGAAGTTGTCTGCTGTGCGTGGCGTTGTTGAAGGAAAACGCGTTATTGTGATTGATGATTCCATTGTGCGTGGAACTACAAGCCGTCGTATTGTGCAATTACTGCGCGAAGCAGGAGCTGCTGAAGTTCATATGCGTATTGCTTCTCCTCCACTGCGCTATCCATGCTATTACGGTATTGATATTTCTCGCACAAGTGAACTCATTGCCGCGCGAAAAACGGTTCAAGAAATCTGTGAATTTATTGGAGCAGATACTCTTGCCTATCTATCTATTGATGGTCTTGTAGAAACCGTGGGCTTACACGAAAATGCTCCATACGGTGGTTTGTGCGTAGCCTACTTTAATGGTGACTATCCAACAAGTTTGGGTGACTATGAGAAAGAATTCCTCGCTTCTATTACCCCAGAAGATAAGGAACGTCTCACGCGTTTCGCCCAGGATTCCAGTCAATACTATGGCAATGAATATGCCCCAGAACCCCCAACAGAAAATCTGAGTGAATAAAAACTCGTATTTTACGTATTTTATAAGGAGAAAAAATGCCATCCGCATATGAAAACGCAGGTGTGAGCGTAGAAGCAGGTTACGAAGTTGTTCGCCGTATTCAACAGCATGTGGCACGTACAGCACGTCCAGGTGCTGGTGGAATTGGCGGCTTTGGCGGTCTTTTTGATTTGTCCATTTTGGGTTACGACGAGCCGATGCTCGTTTCTGGAACTGACGGCGTGGGCACAAAACTTCTCGTCGCTAAGGCTGCAAATAAGCATGATTCCATTGGTATTGACTGCGTAGCCATGTGTGTGAACGATATTTTGGCTCAAGGCGCTGAACCATTGTTCTTCTTGGACTACATTGCCTGCGGTAAGAATGATCCTGTGCTCCTCGAGCAGGTTGTCAAGGGCGTAACTGATGGTTGCGTACAAGCTGGAGCTGCTCTGGTGGGCGGTGAAACTGCTGAAATGCCAGATATGTATGATGAAGATGAGTATGATCTTGCAGGATTTACCGTTGGCGTAGTAGAAAAGAGCACCATTATTGATGGCTCTGCTATTCGCGAAGGTGATGTGATGATTGGTTTACCATCATCGGGCGTGCATTCCAACGGTTTTTCTTTGGTGCGTAAAGCCTTGTTTAAGGACGGCGGTTTAAGCGTTCACGATACACTCGATGAGCTCAATGGGAAAACTGTGGGTGAAGTTCTGCTTGAGCCAACACGCATCTATGCTCAAGCCTTGAAGCCTCTCTTCGCCAAGGGTAAGGGCAGCAAGCAGCTGCTCAACGGTATTGCTCACATCACGGGCGGAGCTTTTGTAGAGAAAGTTCCACGTATTATTCCTGAGGGTCTGGCTGCCAGCTTTGATATTTCATCATGGGATGTGCCACCAATTTTCCAAGTCCTCGAAAAATATGGCAAAGTAGATCATAAAGAAATGTACAACATTTTCAATATGGGTATTGGTATGGTGCTCATAGTTTCTCCAGAAAACGCGGCTGAAGTTGAGCGTATTCTCGGCGAGAATAATGAAAAGTATTACACTGTGGGACGCATTGTTAAAGATGCTGGCGAGCGTGTGGAGCTGCACGACTAAGTACTAAGGCTAAGTACTGCGACTAAGTACAAGGCATAGACGCCCACTCAAGCGTCGTATATTCTAAGGAGACAGTTTATGTCACGAGTTTTAGTTATTGGTTCAGGCGGTCGTGAGCACGCTATTGCTCATGCTCTGCTGAAGGGCGAACGCGTGAGCGAAGTATTCTGCGCACCGGGTAACCCAGGCATGAAAGCTGACGGTATTGTTCCCGTTAATCTGAGCCTATCGAATCACAGTGCTCTTATTGATTTCGCTCGAGATAAGCAGATTGATTGGGTTTTTGTAGGACCTGAAAATCCACTGATTGAGGGCATGGTGGATGATTTCGAAGCTGCTGGCTTCCCTGCTTTTGGACCAACACGTCAAGCTGCTCAGATTGAAGGATCTAAAACTTTCGCTAAAGAGCTAATGCAGCGGTTCAATATTCCTACTGCAGCCTACGCTACTTTTGATACATATGATGCTGCTTTAGCATATGTACAAGAACAAGGCGCACCTATCGTCATCAAAGCTGATGGCTTAGCTGCGGGTAAAGGTGTGACCGTTGCTATGGATGAGGCTACAGCACAGAATGCTTTAGCTGATATTTTTGTGGACCGTCGCTTTGGCTCTGCAGGCTCACGTGTGGTTATTGAGGAATTCTTAGAAGGTGAAGAATTCTCTCTCATGTGCTTTGTGCGAGGTGAAGAGTTCTGGCCAATGCCTATTTCTCAAGATCATAAGCGTGCTTACGATAACGATGAAGGTCCAAATACGGGCGGTATGGGAGCGTATTCTCCTGTTCCACAGATTTCTCAGACGGTTATCACCGAGGCATTGAACACTATTATTAAGCCAATAACAGCAGGCATGGTAGCAGAGAATAACCCATTCACCGGTATTCTGTATGCCGGTTTAATCGCTACTGTTGATGGTCCTAAGGTGATTGAATTTAATGCACGCTTTGGAGATCCGGAAACTGAAGTCATTTTGCCTAAACTCACCAGTGACTTGGGAGCAGGTATTGAAGCTATTCTTCATGGCGATGAGCCTGAATTCACTTGGGATAATGAACGCACTACCCTAGCTGTGGTTGTGGCTAGTGAAGGATATCCAGATAATACGCATACTGGTGCTGTTATTCACGATTTTGACTGCACTGCTACTGAAGCTGAGCATGGTACCCATGTGTATTATGCAGGTGTAGCTGATAGTGAGGATGACGGTCAGCTACGCGCTTCTTCTGGTCGTGTGCTTCTTGTGCAGACTACTGCCGATACCGTTGTTGATGCTCAGAAGATTATTTATGATATTCTCGGGTCTACAGATACGACAGGTATGTTCTACCGTCACGATATTGGTTTTAAAGCTTTACAGTAAGAAAGCTCATCAGAAAAAGAATGCCGGAGATACCCACATCTCCGGCATTTTATGTTCTAGTTCCAGCATCCGCTCGATTCGAACTCATCGAGGATGCTCTGAGTGTCTTCACCGAGCACGGTGACATGACCCATCTTGCGATTATGTTTAGAAACTGCTTTGCCATAGTCATGTATATGCCAGTGTGGATGCTGTGCAGCTGCTGCAAAAACAGGCTCAACATGTTGTCCCAGCACATTAATCATCACAGCAGGGCTGAGAAGCTGAGGTTGAGGTAAAGACCAGCCAGCAATACCTAAAATATGCAAATCAAACTGATCGAAGTCACAAGCTTCAATCGTATAATGTCCGGAATTATGCGGACGAGGAGCCAACTCATTAACAATAACCGTACCGTCAGCACACACAAACAATTCAATAGCTAATGTTCCCGCTAAATGGAAACCTGCAGCTAAGGTGCGAGCTAATTCTTGAGCTTGGCTATTCACCATCTTATCTACGTCGCTGGCATGAGCACCATACGCAGGAGCGAGCGTGGTGTGCAAAATATTATTCACATGATTATTCTTCACCACAGGAAAAGTGACGTAATCACTGCCATTACCCGATACCAGAATAGATGCTTCATAAGCGAAATCAACGAAACCTTCTACAACACTCTGCTCAAAGGTTTCTCCCCACTCATCACGCACTGCGTGCACATCATCATGAGTGCGCAAAACTTTTTGGCCGTGACCGTCATATCCACCTTCAGCAGTTTTCAATACTGCTGGCAAACCAATCTCTTCTATAGCCGCCTGAAGCTGAGCATATGATGATACTTCCTGCCAACGTGCAGTGCGAATGCCATGCTGATTAATAAAAGTTTTTTCCGCAACACGATTTTGTGTAACACGTAACAGGTCTGTTCCTTGTGGAATACGCACACGGTCGCGTACAGAATCTAAGGCATCTGCATCAACATTTTCAAACTCGTAGGTTAAAACATCGCTAAGTTCAGCAATACGCGCAATGGCTTCTTGATCGTCATAATCAGCCACAATATGCTCATCACAAGCACCTGCAGCAGGGCATCCCTCAGTTGGATCGAGCACAACAGTATGAAATCCCATATACCGTGCCGATAGTGCCATCATTTGCCCGAGCTGACCGCCACCAATAATTCCAATAGTCGCTCCACGATGTAAACGTTCTACTGTCTGCATATTCTGCATATTAGTTAAGCTTGGCATTAGACTCCTCAACCATATCTTTTAACTGTGCGCGATAGCTTTCTAAAGCCTGAGCCAAGGACTCATCATGGGTGGATAAAATACTGACTGCTAATAATCCAGCATTCGTAGCACCGGAGTTGCCAATAGCTGTGGTGGCTACAGGAATACCACCAGGCATTTGAACAATAGAGAGCAAAGAATCTACGCCATTAAGTGCTCGCGATTTCACCGGTACGCCAATAACAGGCAAAGTGGTTTGTGCAGCAGTCATGCCGGGAAGATGAGCGGCGCCACCAGCACCAGCAATAATAACCTTAATACCTTGGGAACGTGCGGCGTGCGCAAATTCAGCCATAAGTTCTGGCGTGCGATGCGCAGAAATAACTTGTTTTGTATACGGCACATGAAATTGTTCTAAAATGTCACACGCGTGGCTCATGGTTTCCCAATCGCTACTCGATCCCATAATGACAGCAACCTGAGGCATATTTTCAGCCATAGCTCGTCCTTTGCTCGAAGCGTATTAATACCTCCGATTTTAGCGTGATGGGCAGAATTTCAAGCATTTCAGGAATTCAATGACACGGTGTGCGACCCCTTGCGCTACAATAAAAGTCGCGCCCGCGTAGCTCAGCGGATAGAGCAGGTGACTTCTAATCTCCGTGTCGCAGGTTCGACTCCTGTCGTGGGCACTATTCAGAAAGCTCTATAAAGAAGCGGTTCCCCTTCACGAGGAACCGCTTCTTGAAATTAAGCCGTCATTTAGCGTGTGAGTTCAGCAAACCGACGTAGGGTGTCTTGAATCTTCAAACGACGTTTATCGG from Alloscardovia omnicolens carries:
- the purT gene encoding formate-dependent phosphoribosylglycinamide formyltransferase gives rise to the protein MASHNSFNTSVSSSSCSAESTNSNAPLASRPLGAPYTHNVDNKTTVMLLGSGELGKEIALEAMRLGAYVIAVDSYVNAPAHHVAHEAIVAHMSDEAELLDLIENIQPDIIVPEVEAIATSALTAARAEGIQVVPSVAIAQTCMNREALRVTAAEKCKVSTTAYAFADSPSELLEGARKVGFPCVIKPILSSSGHGQSVARSEDDIAHAWQFAQDDRRTAGDGTVSRVIVEAFVPLAYELTILTVSSSAGVVTCAPIGHVQKDGDYRESWQPAAVPADVLQRGQDIALSVVQQLVSEAQAAGEKGWGVFGVELFVLEDGSVLFNEVSPRPHDTGMVTMMSQNLSEFALHARAILGIPVTEDSVSLRDSSNSTASASRAVVIEGDGEVIFSNLEKVLSIPGTDVRLFGKPEVHGHRRMAVLLGRADSVQKAREKTEDMLKNLTYWIK
- a CDS encoding glycosyltransferase codes for the protein MRKLRIALVVDSLGEAGNGTSNSAVQFAEELERQGHTVRLVGIGAPDERYQAQERYVLGATEFARPHQLAFAQPDDALFEKAFEGVDVVHIYLPFAFGKAAARYCRAHQIPVTAGFHVLAENIVSNASFLKIIPGIVPAIYGWMHRRFYKKIRHIHTPTYMTKRILKARHYTNIFHVFSNGYDDDLFRARQCEPAYVPSKSRFIICAAGRFSREKGHETLIRAVAMSKHKDEIELRLAGAGPLEKDLDACAREMLDEGQYSFSFVQHEDMPAFYADSNLFVHASSIDIEGISAIEAMAVGVVPVIARADLSAASGFALCRHSVFECGDAQELAEQIDWWIEHPEERAEWGNKYARHTHDYYSLCASVQAFVRMEQQAIDDVRE
- the purC gene encoding phosphoribosylaminoimidazolesuccinocarboxamide synthase, producing the protein MEKREKLYEGKAKKLYATDNPDILWVEYMNQATAGNGAKKEQIEGKGRLNNRITSVIFNELQYRGIASHFVKQLSDTEQLNRHLTMFPLEIIARNIAAGSFAKRYGIEEGTVLKRPVVEFCLKDDALSDPFINSDDAIALDIATADQLDIIRAKAREVNHALTAMFADIDVTLVDFKIEMGTTSDGTILLADEVTPDTCRLWDKAKTNGDHIERLDKDIFRKDLGSIIPAYEEILARLEKLNASHALDD
- a CDS encoding phosphoribosylformylglycinamidine synthase; this translates as MVYRVLVEKKPGFDVHAQQLLTELTQIVGVSSLDNLRIFNRYDVEGLSQELFKETISTVFSEPQSDFVYDELPEDVKAEARVFAVESLPGQFDQRAASASECIQLISQGERPDVRSSVVYALYGSTISDADVDAVRTYVINPVEAREARLDKPETLTVTIPEPEPVEIITGFRTFSREQLEEFIADRGLAMDVADIEFCQNYFAQDEHRDPTITEIKVIDTYWSDHCRHTTFNTELDNITIDDAAVQKAFEQYLAMRQELGREHKPISLMDMGTIGGRYLKSKGILKNVDESEEINACTVKVTVDVDGEDQDWLFLFKNETHNHPTEIEPFGGAATCVGGAIRDPLSGRSYVYQAMRVTGASDPRVPVSETLEGKLPQRKIVTTAAAGYSSYGNQIGLATGQVHELYHPGYMAKRMEIGAVVGAAPQSHVRREVPAAGDVIVLLGGRTGRDGIGGATGSSKSHNVQSIEKDGAEVQKGNAPVERKLQRLFRRYDACRLIKRCNDFGAGGVSVAIGELADGVQVDLNRVPKKYEGLDGTELAISESQERMAVVLDAHDVDEFLSYAVEENLEAVPVAEVTEVARMVMDWNGSRIVDLSRAFLSSNGAAKHQDVHVHTPQEIRCPWADSAQQTLKETLTAVVSDVNVASNKGLSERFDSTIGAATVLMPFGGAQQLTPSSAMVAKFPVDGETTSASAMAWGFNPFIMEKNQFTGAYLSVVESLAKLVAAGFSREKAYLSFQEYFEKLRNEPTRWGKPMAAVLGALKAQIDLDVAAIGGKDSMSGSFEDLDVPPTLVSFAVSTGHVDDAVSPEFKSAGSTIVRILPHYEADGITPQSDSLKAVLNAVEKLNADGLVRAAATPGYSATLGSLFLMSVGNRIGIRFADGIDWHSLLNYAYGSFIIETRPDADLPTSDLYTIEKLGETIEQYALLTDTEQVDIADAQEAWESGMESVFPYRSHGDARNSTVKKISYTGAPALLHSRNAMAQPRVIIPVFPGNNCEYDTLRAFKRAGAQAETLIINNLTPQAVADSTHQLAQSIRESQIVMIPGGFSGGDEPDGSAKFIAAFFRSPEVTDAVTDLLNNRDGLMLGICNGFQALIKLGLVPYGTIMPMDDACPTLTFNSIGRHQSRLVRTRVASTLSPWLSRMQVGDIHTIAISHGEGRFVASDDMLDRLQRNGQIATQYVDEQGEPSLDLAVNPNGSLLAIEGITSPDGRVFGKMGHTERTGYGVYSNVPGNMFQPLIEGGVSYFTE